The following proteins are co-located in the Myxococcus fulvus genome:
- a CDS encoding metallophosphoesterase family protein, translating into MRFIHCSDVHVTDDYFALPLRKLGWRRWVALAELTVGGRAKRYASAPHALSAIAREVDRHAADHFILSGDLTAYALDSEFKGARQALGPLSDDPGRCTVIPGNHDVYTPGSHQKGRFASHFGHLLHSDLPEHRREGAFPFVRLVGSEAAVVGLLSARVPLSPGLSYGVIGDAQLDGLAALLKDPRLDGRAILVVVHHAPLTRKGRADRWHHGLRDAQALLGLLPGPRHAVLHGHIHQRYHHPATAERPHIFGAGSSTEAGHEGYWLIEVAHGQVVGGQVQAPPL; encoded by the coding sequence ATGCGCTTCATCCACTGCTCCGACGTCCACGTCACCGACGACTACTTCGCGCTGCCCCTGCGCAAGCTCGGCTGGCGCCGCTGGGTCGCCCTGGCCGAGCTCACCGTCGGCGGCCGCGCGAAGCGCTACGCCAGCGCCCCCCACGCCCTCTCCGCCATCGCCCGCGAAGTCGACCGCCACGCCGCGGACCACTTCATCCTCTCCGGCGACCTCACCGCCTACGCGCTCGACAGCGAGTTCAAGGGCGCGCGCCAGGCCCTGGGCCCCCTCTCCGACGACCCGGGCCGCTGCACCGTCATCCCTGGCAACCACGACGTCTACACCCCCGGCAGCCACCAGAAGGGCCGCTTCGCCAGCCACTTCGGCCACCTGCTCCACAGCGACCTCCCCGAGCACCGCCGCGAGGGCGCCTTCCCCTTCGTCCGCCTCGTGGGCTCCGAGGCCGCCGTCGTGGGCCTGCTGTCCGCGCGCGTCCCTCTCTCGCCCGGCCTCTCCTACGGCGTCATCGGTGACGCCCAGCTCGACGGCCTCGCGGCCCTGCTGAAGGACCCCCGGCTGGACGGCCGCGCCATCCTCGTCGTCGTCCACCACGCGCCCCTCACGCGCAAGGGACGCGCCGACCGCTGGCACCACGGCCTGCGCGACGCCCAGGCCCTGCTGGGGCTGCTCCCAGGCCCCCGCCATGCCGTCCTCCACGGCCACATCCACCAGCGCTACCACCACCCCGCCACCGCCGAGCGCCCCCACATCTTCGGCGCCGGCTCCTCCACCGAGGCCGGCCACGAGGGCTACTGGCTCATCGAGGTGGCCCACGGTCAGGTCGTGGGCGGCCAGGTCCAGGCGCCGCCCCTGTGA
- a CDS encoding adenylate/guanylate cyclase domain-containing protein, whose amino-acid sequence MTHPPATDLSLEEYKTLRALHRAVDDLIEESLRARENLTQTFRRCFPPILALTGARAVALTTRDEDLRTRTWQEGDWSGDFPGPLLDGAPGPQRIGDATLVTQPLDVAGDPVGAFGLLFSGDHTSPDASARALRLLDTIAEQLDTVLCLVHTASEKHQLIIQCNAHLANPVFEVGMDQAVLTLAQRVRVPSFLLLYRDAVRPQVLHYRLYRNGHLEFESGEQPSQDVERALRQHGHRLLSEEVSALRQLLPGRTTEAVLISGSASSEPLGKIAVACDEGFSAYTMDLLRVLASTLSQRLLDYNRERIHLSQFFPTSIIDALLQDPNYAQHLRAQDQEVGILFADINGFTRICEHGFDSPRNIGRFVDEWSARAVDCIWEHGGVFDKMVGDCVIGLFGPPFFKSSRKERAEAAVRAACDIQALTARLGAREEVAALCERVKLPGLGVAVGVNLAHVNCGLFGPNRQYTAFSSGMNQTARLQSLAGFRETLVMASARDVLVDSTEPFIQGLRFGVLTETPVKNVAQPLRHHRLDSLTP is encoded by the coding sequence ATGACGCATCCGCCGGCCACGGACCTGAGCCTCGAGGAATACAAGACGCTGCGCGCGCTCCACCGCGCGGTGGACGACCTCATCGAGGAGAGCCTCCGCGCGCGTGAGAACCTCACCCAGACCTTCCGCCGCTGCTTCCCGCCCATCCTGGCCCTCACCGGCGCCCGCGCCGTGGCGCTGACCACGCGCGACGAGGACCTGCGCACCCGCACCTGGCAGGAGGGGGACTGGAGCGGAGACTTCCCCGGCCCGCTGCTCGACGGCGCCCCCGGCCCCCAGCGCATCGGGGACGCGACGCTCGTCACCCAGCCGCTCGACGTCGCCGGAGACCCCGTGGGCGCCTTCGGCCTGCTCTTCTCCGGAGACCACACGTCACCGGACGCCTCCGCCCGCGCCCTGCGCCTGCTCGACACCATCGCCGAGCAGCTCGACACCGTGCTGTGCCTGGTCCACACCGCGTCGGAGAAGCACCAGCTCATCATCCAGTGCAACGCGCACCTGGCCAACCCCGTGTTCGAGGTGGGCATGGACCAGGCCGTGCTCACGCTGGCCCAGCGCGTGCGCGTGCCCTCCTTCCTCCTGCTCTACCGCGACGCCGTGCGCCCCCAGGTGCTCCACTACCGCCTGTACCGCAACGGCCACCTGGAGTTCGAGAGCGGCGAGCAGCCCAGCCAGGACGTGGAGCGCGCCCTGCGCCAGCACGGCCACCGCCTGTTGTCCGAGGAGGTCTCCGCGCTGCGCCAGCTGCTCCCCGGCCGCACCACCGAGGCGGTGCTCATCTCCGGCTCGGCCTCCAGCGAGCCGTTGGGGAAGATCGCCGTCGCCTGCGACGAGGGCTTCTCCGCGTACACGATGGACCTCTTGCGCGTGCTGGCCTCCACGCTCAGCCAGCGCCTGCTCGACTACAACCGCGAGCGCATCCACCTGTCGCAGTTCTTCCCCACCAGCATCATCGACGCGCTCCTGCAGGACCCCAACTACGCGCAGCACCTGCGCGCGCAGGACCAGGAGGTGGGAATCCTCTTCGCGGACATCAACGGCTTCACGCGCATCTGCGAGCACGGCTTCGACAGCCCGCGCAACATCGGCCGCTTCGTGGACGAGTGGAGCGCGCGCGCCGTGGACTGCATCTGGGAGCACGGCGGCGTGTTCGACAAGATGGTCGGCGACTGCGTCATCGGCCTGTTCGGCCCGCCCTTCTTCAAGTCCAGCCGCAAGGAGCGCGCCGAGGCCGCCGTGCGCGCCGCGTGCGACATCCAGGCGCTCACCGCCCGGCTCGGCGCGCGTGAAGAGGTGGCCGCGCTGTGCGAGCGCGTGAAGCTGCCGGGCCTTGGCGTGGCCGTGGGCGTCAACCTGGCCCACGTCAACTGCGGCCTCTTCGGCCCCAACCGTCAGTACACCGCCTTCTCCAGCGGCATGAACCAGACGGCGCGCCTGCAGTCACTGGCGGGCTTCCGCGAGACGCTCGTCATGGCGAGCGCCCGGGACGTGCTGGTGGACTCCACCGAGCCCTTCATCCAGGGCCTGCGCTTCGGCGTGCTCACCGAGACGCCGGTGAAGAACGTGGCGCAGCCTTTGCGCCATCACCGGCTGGACAGCCTCACGCCGTGA
- the rlmN gene encoding 23S rRNA (adenine(2503)-C(2))-methyltransferase RlmN, with amino-acid sequence MPSDTPTNLYDLTRPALGALLSDWGYRPHHRDVLWSGLYRQQARALDEVEGLRADLREALRERARLGQLTTHHEAFSSDGHTHKLLMKLEDGQTIETVLMRFKGRATVCISTQAGCAMGCVFCATGQMGLSRHLTPGEIVGQILHVQRILRESGETLRNVVLMGMGEPLHNYDNTLAAVDVLVDPLGLAMAPRFITLSTVGVVPGIRRLADEDRPVQLAVSLHGATDAERAALVPAGRRWPLAELMDACRYYIARRKRRIFFEWTLIEGRNDTVEHAHTLGALLGDMDAHVNVIPLNLTVGYDGGPSRPESVRTFQDVLMSHGVPSTVRQRRGIDIDAGCGQLKSAVERRSRRSLPTSP; translated from the coding sequence ATGCCGTCCGACACGCCCACCAACCTCTACGACCTGACGCGGCCCGCGCTCGGCGCGCTGCTGTCCGACTGGGGCTACCGGCCCCACCACCGCGACGTGCTCTGGTCCGGCCTGTACCGACAGCAGGCCCGGGCGCTGGACGAGGTGGAGGGGCTGCGCGCGGACCTGCGCGAGGCCCTGCGCGAGCGCGCGCGGCTGGGCCAGCTCACCACGCACCACGAGGCGTTCAGCTCCGACGGCCACACCCACAAGCTGCTCATGAAGCTGGAGGACGGACAGACGATTGAGACCGTCCTCATGCGCTTCAAGGGCCGCGCGACGGTGTGCATCAGCACCCAGGCCGGGTGCGCCATGGGCTGTGTCTTCTGCGCCACGGGGCAGATGGGCCTGTCGCGTCACCTGACGCCCGGCGAAATCGTGGGACAGATTCTCCACGTGCAGCGAATCCTCCGCGAGTCGGGCGAGACGCTGCGCAACGTCGTGCTCATGGGCATGGGCGAGCCCTTGCACAACTACGACAACACCCTGGCCGCGGTGGATGTCCTGGTGGACCCGCTGGGCCTGGCCATGGCGCCGCGCTTCATCACGCTGAGCACGGTGGGCGTGGTGCCGGGCATCCGTCGACTCGCGGACGAGGACCGACCGGTGCAACTGGCGGTGAGCCTGCACGGCGCGACGGACGCGGAGCGCGCGGCGCTGGTGCCCGCGGGACGACGCTGGCCGCTGGCGGAGCTGATGGACGCGTGCCGCTACTACATCGCCCGACGCAAGCGCCGCATCTTCTTCGAGTGGACGCTCATCGAGGGACGCAACGACACGGTGGAGCACGCCCACACGCTGGGCGCGCTCTTGGGGGACATGGACGCGCACGTCAACGTCATCCCCCTCAACCTCACGGTGGGCTACGACGGCGGGCCGAGCCGCCCTGAGTCGGTGCGCACCTTCCAGGACGTGCTGATGTCGCACGGTGTCCCCAGCACCGTGCGTCAACGCCGGGGCATCGACATCGACGCGGGCTGCGGCCAGCTCAAGTCCGCCGTGGAACGACGCTCGCGCCGTTCACTTCCCACCAGCCCGTGA
- a CDS encoding glutamate-cysteine ligase family protein: MGLSIQQEEFGPEDYERFSRRLDESLEALRVVLARPGFGEGPTTIGAELELFLVDDRGFPLPMNQQVLARTKDPRVTLEMDRFNLEVNLRPGPLAGRPFTALRAEMEDALAEVRRAAAAEGARVAVIGILPTLREADLGKGALTAQPRYRALNNAIRQRRGKPIEVNIRGEEEALTLAWDDTTLEGANTSFQLHLRVTPADFARLYNAAQLATAPALAISANSPLCLGRKLWDETRVALFRQSVDDRGEPGEGGFQPHARVTFGHGWVREGAYELFAESVALHAPLLPVVGHESPLEHAASGRPPGLEELRLHQSTVWSWNRAVYDPKDAGHLRIELRALPAGPSVVDMVANGAFLLGLTLGLAERIDALLPALPFAHAAGNFIRASRKGLDAELLWPGESAPSPRVVPVVDLVRRLIPVAHRGLVSAGVEADEADRMMEVISRRVDTRRTGARWQRQVLTRLEAGMPRRDALAAMQERYLELTASGAPVHDWPVE; the protein is encoded by the coding sequence ATGGGGCTCTCCATCCAGCAGGAGGAATTCGGTCCGGAGGACTACGAGCGCTTCTCGCGCAGGCTCGACGAGAGCCTGGAGGCGCTGCGCGTCGTCCTCGCGAGGCCTGGCTTTGGCGAGGGGCCGACGACGATTGGCGCGGAGCTGGAGTTGTTCCTCGTGGACGACCGGGGCTTCCCGCTGCCGATGAACCAACAGGTGCTCGCGCGCACGAAGGACCCGCGTGTGACGCTGGAGATGGACCGCTTCAACCTGGAGGTCAACCTGCGCCCGGGGCCGCTCGCGGGGCGGCCCTTCACCGCGCTCCGGGCGGAAATGGAGGATGCGCTCGCGGAGGTGCGGCGCGCGGCGGCGGCCGAGGGCGCGCGGGTGGCGGTGATTGGAATCCTCCCCACGCTGCGAGAGGCCGACCTGGGCAAGGGCGCGCTGACGGCCCAGCCGCGCTACCGCGCGCTGAACAACGCCATCCGCCAGCGTCGCGGCAAGCCCATCGAGGTCAACATCCGGGGCGAAGAGGAGGCGCTGACGCTCGCCTGGGACGACACGACGCTGGAGGGCGCGAACACGTCCTTCCAGCTCCACCTGCGCGTCACACCCGCCGACTTCGCGCGCCTGTACAACGCCGCGCAGCTGGCCACCGCGCCCGCCCTGGCCATCAGCGCCAACTCGCCGCTGTGCCTGGGTCGCAAGCTCTGGGACGAGACGCGCGTGGCGCTGTTCCGTCAGTCCGTGGATGACCGGGGCGAGCCGGGCGAGGGCGGCTTCCAGCCCCACGCGCGCGTGACGTTCGGCCACGGCTGGGTGCGCGAGGGCGCCTACGAGCTGTTCGCCGAGTCGGTCGCGCTGCACGCGCCGCTGTTGCCGGTGGTGGGGCACGAGTCCCCGCTGGAGCACGCGGCCTCGGGCCGTCCGCCGGGGCTGGAGGAGCTGCGGCTGCACCAGAGCACGGTGTGGTCCTGGAACCGGGCCGTCTATGACCCGAAGGACGCGGGGCACCTGCGCATCGAGCTGCGCGCGCTGCCCGCGGGCCCCTCCGTGGTGGACATGGTGGCCAACGGCGCGTTCCTCCTGGGCCTGACGCTGGGGCTCGCCGAGCGCATCGACGCGCTGCTGCCCGCGCTGCCCTTCGCGCACGCCGCGGGCAACTTCATCCGCGCCTCGCGCAAGGGGCTGGACGCGGAGCTGTTGTGGCCGGGCGAGTCCGCGCCGAGTCCCCGCGTGGTGCCCGTGGTGGACCTGGTGCGCAGGCTCATCCCCGTGGCCCATCGGGGGCTGGTGTCCGCGGGCGTGGAGGCGGACGAGGCGGACCGGATGATGGAGGTCATCTCCCGCCGGGTGGACACGCGCAGGACGGGCGCGCGCTGGCAGCGGCAGGTGCTCACGCGGCTGGAGGCGGGCATGCCCCGCAGGGACGCCCTGGCGGCGATGCAGGAGCGCTACCTGGAGCTGACGGCCTCGGGAGCCCCCGTGCACGACTGGCCGGTGGAGTAG
- a CDS encoding TolB family protein translates to MASSLALTACGGADVEAASSGDATVAEQSQSAVADRRIIVYLTPSQQLYGVKDGKSTLIAERASAPSVSPDGSQVVFSKLPSSWNVGEPVKSAELHLYKASNGKTERLTAGHDDQSPSWTPDGKSILFQSKLRSGLASFWRVKPNGKNLEQVTNRSTSLATDPAYVPAPVSNTPVQWGPNQRRIIVYLSPQTTTTTEVRVMKLDAQDNVTSAYSLGQGTSPAWTEEGNVRFQREVNGQLVDVEVSVQ, encoded by the coding sequence ATGGCTTCTTCTCTGGCGCTGACCGCTTGCGGTGGCGCGGACGTGGAGGCCGCATCCTCCGGTGATGCCACCGTGGCGGAGCAGTCGCAGAGCGCCGTCGCGGACCGACGCATCATCGTCTACCTCACGCCGAGCCAGCAGCTGTACGGCGTGAAGGACGGCAAGTCGACGCTCATCGCCGAGCGCGCGAGCGCCCCGTCGGTGTCGCCGGACGGCAGCCAGGTGGTGTTCTCGAAGCTGCCCTCCTCGTGGAACGTGGGCGAGCCGGTGAAGAGCGCGGAGCTCCACCTCTACAAGGCGAGCAACGGCAAGACGGAGCGGCTGACGGCGGGGCATGACGACCAGAGCCCGTCGTGGACGCCGGACGGCAAGAGCATCCTGTTCCAGTCGAAGCTGCGCTCGGGGCTCGCGTCCTTCTGGCGCGTGAAGCCCAACGGGAAGAACCTGGAGCAGGTGACGAACCGGAGCACGTCGCTCGCCACGGACCCCGCCTACGTGCCGGCCCCGGTGAGCAACACCCCCGTGCAGTGGGGACCCAACCAGCGCCGCATCATCGTCTACCTCTCGCCGCAGACGACGACCACCACCGAGGTTCGGGTGATGAAGCTCGACGCCCAGGACAACGTCACGTCGGCCTACAGCCTGGGTCAGGGCACCTCGCCCGCGTGGACCGAGGAGGGCAACGTGCGCTTCCAGCGCGAGGTGAACGGCCAGCTCGTCGACGTCGAGGTGAGCGTCCAGTAG
- a CDS encoding LytR/AlgR family response regulator transcription factor, which produces MSPPLRVLIADDELLARKRLSRLLGALPDVQVCGEAADGEAVLAAVRAGGVDVVLLDIHMPGLSGLDALALLPEDGPRVVLCTAHAEHAVDAFEHGAVDYVLKPVEPARLQKALERVRARIGAEPRPRAETQSTEKQQARALARLPIPTRQGIVLVDPETISHASLDDELVTVFTAQGEFLTDFTLNELTEKLPADMFHRVHRRALLNLRHVARLEPLETGGYLARTSRGHAVEVSRQSARELRRMLGLRKGAEDEG; this is translated from the coding sequence GTGAGCCCCCCTCTGCGTGTCCTCATCGCCGACGACGAACTGCTCGCTCGCAAGCGCCTGTCGCGACTGCTGGGCGCGCTGCCCGACGTGCAGGTGTGCGGCGAGGCGGCCGACGGAGAAGCGGTGCTCGCCGCGGTGCGCGCGGGCGGCGTGGACGTGGTGCTGCTGGACATCCACATGCCCGGCCTCAGCGGCCTGGACGCGCTCGCGCTGCTGCCGGAGGACGGCCCCCGCGTGGTGCTCTGCACCGCGCACGCCGAGCACGCCGTGGACGCCTTCGAGCACGGCGCCGTGGACTACGTCCTCAAGCCCGTGGAGCCCGCGCGGCTGCAGAAGGCCCTGGAGCGCGTGCGCGCGCGAATCGGCGCGGAGCCGCGCCCTCGCGCCGAGACGCAGTCCACGGAGAAGCAGCAGGCCCGGGCGCTGGCGCGGCTGCCCATCCCCACGCGGCAGGGCATCGTCCTGGTGGACCCGGAGACGATTTCCCACGCGTCGCTGGATGACGAGCTGGTGACGGTGTTCACCGCGCAGGGCGAGTTCCTCACCGACTTCACGCTCAACGAGCTGACGGAGAAGCTGCCCGCGGACATGTTCCACCGGGTCCACCGCCGGGCGCTGCTCAACCTGCGCCACGTCGCCAGGCTGGAGCCCCTGGAGACCGGGGGCTACCTGGCGCGCACGTCGCGGGGCCACGCGGTGGAGGTCAGCCGCCAGTCCGCGCGCGAGCTGCGAAGGATGCTGGGTCTGCGCAAGGGCGCCGAGGACGAGGGCTGA
- a CDS encoding sensor histidine kinase produces MSEKPEGSIVRATLRALAEPRRLVPILLVCAPLVAAQASFSREPLAPHLGVLMCLVFVGVAPVTYRVLFPSGLDLSHGGVRVLMYGTLGSGVVLVTGFVLPNLLDMGPTFLTQRTNLMVCNALFLVGGWGLGRDIGFEESLAKERARAARFALEAEQAQLLALRSHLDPHFLFNTLNAIAEWCREDGAVAEAAVLRLSTMLRSVLAGVRKATWPLSEELALMRTLFDLHLLRDPELFQLAVDIRPGAEDVPVPPLVLLPLAENAVKHGPAAGHRGRLSLEVQVRDGQVAVAIENPGASRGPREGSAGLPTVERRLALAYGEQARLSLTSDAERTRVTVTLPRSGPLPGVIT; encoded by the coding sequence ATGTCGGAGAAGCCCGAAGGGTCCATCGTCCGCGCCACCTTGCGGGCCCTCGCGGAGCCCCGCAGGCTGGTGCCCATCCTCCTCGTCTGCGCCCCGCTCGTCGCCGCGCAGGCGAGCTTCAGCCGCGAGCCGCTCGCCCCGCACCTGGGCGTGCTCATGTGCCTGGTCTTCGTGGGCGTGGCCCCCGTCACCTACCGGGTCCTCTTCCCGAGCGGGCTGGACTTGAGCCACGGCGGCGTGCGCGTGCTGATGTACGGCACGCTGGGCAGCGGCGTGGTGCTGGTGACGGGCTTCGTGCTGCCCAACCTGTTGGACATGGGCCCCACGTTCCTCACCCAGCGCACCAACCTCATGGTGTGCAACGCGCTGTTCCTCGTCGGCGGCTGGGGGCTGGGGCGGGACATCGGCTTCGAGGAGTCCCTGGCGAAGGAGCGCGCCCGCGCGGCCCGCTTCGCGCTGGAGGCGGAGCAGGCGCAGCTGCTCGCGCTGCGCAGCCACCTGGACCCGCATTTCCTCTTCAACACGCTCAACGCCATCGCCGAGTGGTGCCGCGAGGACGGCGCGGTGGCGGAGGCCGCGGTGCTGCGGCTGTCCACCATGCTGCGCTCGGTGCTCGCGGGCGTGCGCAAGGCGACCTGGCCCCTCTCGGAGGAGCTGGCGCTGATGCGCACCCTCTTCGACCTCCACCTACTCAGGGACCCGGAGCTGTTCCAGCTCGCGGTGGACATCCGCCCCGGCGCCGAGGACGTGCCCGTGCCGCCGCTGGTGCTGCTGCCGCTCGCGGAGAACGCGGTGAAGCACGGCCCCGCCGCGGGCCACCGGGGCCGGCTGTCGCTGGAGGTGCAGGTGCGCGACGGCCAGGTGGCGGTGGCCATCGAGAACCCCGGCGCCTCCCGGGGGCCGCGCGAGGGCAGCGCGGGCCTTCCCACGGTGGAGCGCAGGCTCGCGTTGGCCTACGGCGAACAGGCCCGCCTGTCGCTCACCAGTGACGCGGAGCGCACCCGTGTCACCGTCACCCTGCCCCGCTCGGGCCCCTTGCCAGGAGTCATCACGTGA
- the hemG gene encoding protoporphyrinogen oxidase has translation MTVAVVGGGISGLVVAWRLRSRGRDAVLLETTSRLGGAVGTRAQRGFLLETGPNSFLDREPAMRELASALNLEHRIRAADGAAKRRYVYTRGKLRSVPASPPAFLKSDILPFGAKLRVMGELFSGRAAPGVDESLADFGRRHLGATATRVLLDAVQTGIFAGDVEKLSVGATFPPLVKLEREHRSLLLGAIQAQKAQKARAKALPAGSTGPKLSGALSTFEGGLGTLIDALGTALGDAARTGATVEGLTRGDDGWRLAVSERGQRSELKASSVVLAAPAYVTRGLLEPLDAELAARVGGIDYAPIAVVHLGFDAGTTPAPDGFGFLVPPMEKRRLLGAIHASTVFPFRVEAGRVLYTCMVGGATRPDLVALDEAELVALAREELKALAGVTATPTLTEVFRWKRGIPQYNLGHLERMDGVDRALTRLPGLHLAGNAYKGVGLNDCIRNGLALADALVDAGA, from the coding sequence ATGACTGTCGCCGTCGTAGGAGGTGGGATTTCAGGTCTGGTCGTCGCCTGGCGATTGCGCTCCCGCGGTAGGGATGCCGTTCTCCTGGAGACAACCTCCCGGCTCGGCGGCGCGGTGGGCACGCGCGCGCAGCGGGGCTTCCTCCTGGAGACGGGCCCCAACAGCTTCCTGGACCGCGAGCCCGCCATGCGAGAGCTGGCATCCGCGCTCAATCTGGAACACAGGATTCGCGCGGCGGATGGGGCGGCGAAGCGGCGGTATGTCTACACGCGGGGGAAGCTGCGCTCGGTGCCCGCATCGCCGCCGGCGTTCCTGAAGTCGGACATCCTCCCCTTCGGCGCGAAGCTGCGGGTGATGGGGGAGCTGTTCAGCGGCCGCGCGGCGCCCGGCGTGGACGAATCCCTGGCGGACTTCGGGCGTCGGCACCTGGGGGCCACGGCAACGCGGGTGCTGCTGGACGCGGTGCAGACGGGCATCTTCGCGGGCGACGTGGAGAAGCTCAGCGTGGGCGCCACGTTCCCGCCGCTCGTGAAGCTGGAGCGCGAGCACCGCAGCCTCCTGCTCGGCGCCATCCAGGCCCAGAAGGCGCAGAAGGCACGGGCGAAGGCCCTGCCCGCGGGCAGCACCGGGCCGAAGCTGAGCGGCGCGCTGAGCACCTTCGAGGGCGGGCTCGGCACGCTCATCGACGCCCTGGGCACGGCGCTCGGGGACGCGGCGCGCACGGGCGCCACGGTGGAGGGCCTGACGCGGGGAGACGACGGCTGGCGGCTCGCGGTGAGTGAGCGGGGACAGCGCTCGGAGCTGAAGGCCTCCTCCGTGGTGCTGGCCGCGCCCGCATACGTGACGCGGGGCCTGTTGGAGCCGCTGGACGCGGAGCTGGCCGCGCGCGTGGGCGGCATCGACTACGCGCCCATCGCCGTGGTGCACCTGGGCTTCGACGCGGGGACGACGCCCGCGCCGGACGGCTTCGGCTTCCTGGTGCCGCCGATGGAGAAGCGCCGGCTGCTCGGCGCCATCCACGCGTCCACCGTGTTCCCCTTCCGCGTGGAGGCGGGCCGGGTGCTGTACACGTGCATGGTGGGCGGCGCGACGCGGCCGGACCTCGTGGCGCTGGACGAGGCCGAATTGGTGGCCCTGGCGCGCGAGGAGCTGAAGGCGCTCGCGGGCGTCACCGCCACGCCGACGCTCACCGAGGTCTTCCGCTGGAAGCGGGGCATCCCCCAGTACAACCTGGGCCACCTGGAGCGGATGGACGGCGTGGACCGGGCGCTCACGCGCCTGCCAGGGCTGCACCTGGCGGGGAACGCCTACAAGGGCGTGGGCCTCAACGACTGCATCCGCAACGGGCTGGCGCTCGCGGACGCGCTGGTGGACGCGGGGGCCTGA
- a CDS encoding SDR family oxidoreductase: MKSMRYVITGASRGIGYEFVQQLLERGDIVDAGVRTEEGRRRLESLKHDCAGRLRIHALDVADEASVRDFADEVLREPVDVLINNAGVPGLWCALTDVDYADVVRTFAVNALGPLRVTSALLPGLLRGRSRKVAYVTSRMGSLSSNSDGGAYAYRMSKVALNMGVRNLSNDLRAQGIVPVLLHPGWVRTDMGGPDAPLPPRDSVRGMLNVIDELRAEHSGRFFDYQGAEVPW; encoded by the coding sequence ATGAAGAGCATGCGCTACGTCATCACCGGAGCGAGCAGGGGCATTGGGTATGAGTTCGTCCAACAGCTCCTCGAGCGCGGCGACATCGTCGACGCCGGGGTGCGCACCGAGGAGGGGAGGCGGCGGCTGGAGTCGCTGAAACACGACTGTGCGGGGCGCTTGAGAATCCATGCGCTGGACGTGGCCGACGAGGCGAGTGTCAGGGATTTCGCCGACGAGGTGCTGCGCGAGCCGGTGGATGTCCTCATCAACAACGCGGGCGTGCCAGGGTTGTGGTGCGCGCTGACGGACGTGGACTACGCGGACGTGGTGCGCACCTTCGCCGTCAATGCGCTGGGGCCGCTGCGTGTCACCAGCGCGCTGCTCCCGGGGCTCCTGCGGGGCCGCTCGCGCAAGGTGGCCTACGTCACCTCTCGCATGGGCTCGCTGTCGTCGAACAGCGACGGCGGCGCCTATGCCTATCGGATGTCCAAGGTCGCGTTGAACATGGGCGTGCGCAACCTGTCCAATGACTTGCGTGCCCAGGGAATCGTGCCCGTGCTCCTGCACCCCGGTTGGGTGCGGACGGACATGGGCGGACCGGACGCGCCCTTGCCGCCACGCGACTCGGTGCGAGGGATGCTCAACGTCATCGATGAGCTGCGCGCGGAGCACAGTGGTCGCTTCTTCGACTACCAGGGCGCGGAGGTGCCCTGGTAG
- the pdxH gene encoding pyridoxamine 5'-phosphate oxidase, translated as MLIPPDPIQRFADVFERAKKAIPVDPNAVVVASVGADGRPSARVVLLKDFDARGFVFFTNHESRKGQELRAHPFAALCFYWQPLDEQVRVEGRVEVVSSEEADQYFKSRARGSQVGAWASLQSQRLGSRDELETRVEDVEKRYAGGDVPRPPHWSGFRVVPDRIEFWHAQPSRLHDRHVYLRDGDAWRAQMLYP; from the coding sequence GTGCTGATACCTCCCGACCCCATCCAGCGCTTCGCGGACGTCTTCGAGCGAGCAAAGAAGGCCATCCCCGTGGACCCCAACGCGGTGGTGGTGGCCAGCGTCGGCGCCGACGGTCGCCCCAGCGCGCGCGTCGTCCTGCTCAAGGACTTCGATGCGCGCGGCTTCGTGTTCTTCACCAACCACGAGAGCCGCAAGGGCCAGGAGCTGCGCGCGCACCCCTTCGCCGCGCTGTGCTTCTACTGGCAGCCCCTGGACGAGCAGGTCCGCGTGGAGGGCCGCGTGGAGGTCGTCTCCTCCGAGGAGGCCGACCAGTACTTCAAGAGCCGCGCGCGCGGCAGCCAGGTGGGCGCGTGGGCCAGCCTCCAGAGCCAGCGGCTGGGCTCGCGCGACGAATTGGAGACGCGCGTGGAGGACGTGGAGAAGCGCTACGCGGGAGGAGACGTGCCCCGCCCGCCGCACTGGTCCGGCTTCCGCGTGGTGCCCGACCGCATCGAGTTCTGGCACGCCCAGCCCAGCCGGCTGCATGACCGGCACGTGTACCTGCGCGACGGCGACGCGTGGCGCGCGCAGATGCTCTACCCGTAG